Proteins encoded in a region of the Populus nigra chromosome 3, ddPopNigr1.1, whole genome shotgun sequence genome:
- the LOC133688318 gene encoding heavy metal-associated isoprenylated plant protein 6-like — MAEKKVTTMVIKVDLECEKCHKKIKKVLCRIPQIQNQIYDKKAGTVTITVVCCSPEKIKEKIICKGGEAVKSIEIKVPEKPKAPDPKKDGEKKKDEKPPKAPEKSKQPDKTAEPVDGNGKPKGPDKPKALIVEPVHPMTCCAECYQGISGGPCYHDYGRPAPPSYVIYGRPVHDSWGGSGGCGCQRSSSYACRCEYVCEDNPSSCTIM, encoded by the exons ATGGCTGAAAAG AAAGTCACAACAATGGTGATCAAGGTTGACCTTGAATGTGAGAAATGccacaagaaaatcaagaaagtaCTGTGTAGAATCCCTC AAATTCAGAACCAGATATATGACAAGAAGGCAGGCACAGTGACCATCACTGTGGTATGTTGCAGTCCTGAAAAGATCAAGGAAAAGATAATATGTAAGGGAGGTGAAGCTGTCAAGAGCATTGAGATCAAGGTTCCAGAGAAACCCAAAGCACCAGATCCGAAGAAGGAcggagaaaagaagaaggacgAAAAACCGCCCAAAGCACCGGAGAAAAGCAAACAACCGGACAAGACAGCAGAACCAGTTGATGGCAATGGCAAGCCCAAAGGACCAGACAAGCCGAAAGCGCTTATTGTTGAACCAGTCCACCCAATGACATGTTGTGCTGAATGCTACCAAGGGATTAGTGGAGGCCCATGTTATCATGACTATGGTAGGCCGGCACCCCCAAGTTATGTAATTTATGGAAGGCCAGTGCATGATAGTTGGGGTGGCAGCGGCGGCTGTGGTTGCCAAAGAAGCAGTTCCTATGCGTGCAGATGTGAATATGTTTGTGAAGATAATCCCTCGTCATGCACAATCATGTGA